CCCAGTTGGGGCAATCTTCGGCCAACACGAGGCTGAAGAGCCTTCTTCAGTCAACAGCTGGCCGAAGAGCCACTCTTCGGCCAACCGGAGGCCGACGGGGTGCTAGTTTTGACTTTCTTGCATAAGCACGTATAGATTCCAAATTTGCTACAAAAATCATCACAGTCAGGTCGATAGAAAGGCCAACCGCACCCGCCCCCCACGACACATGGCCTATACCATCGGAATAGGGGACTGTTATTCGGAACAACTGAGGCGACTCGGGGCCATCTGAATAGACCATAGAGTCTAAATACCAAACATACATCCCAAAGCACGGCATCCGCCCAAGGGGACGTGATGGCAAGAGTTCGTGCCACAACCCGAAACCCACCTGGCAGAACACAAGCAAAAGAAAGCCAATGGAAATGATCAGTCGGTCCAAGGCAAGAGCACTCTTTGGCTACTCACACAGGAAAAATGATAGTCTGACAGACTACAAAGTCCAAAAGACGGGCATGCATTCAAAAACACGATATCTAATCAGGGGCGCAACGACAACAGACAAGATAGCCAAAGCACCTCCTTGCAGGGACCAACACACACAAGCCGACAACGAGGGTTATCCGGCTAGGGGTCATGACGACAAGAGGACGGGTATTGAAAGGCACACCAACCAGCTAGCCCAGGCACTGTGCAATAGCCCGGTGCCTTGCCTTTACAATGGAGACCCCTTTGACTTCTTCACTGAAAAAACCAACTGCTAGCAATACtctcatccccccccccccacacacacacacacaccgtgcATGGCTGCGAGCCAGAGCATCCGGGCATGCCGCGCTCAAAAAGGACGGACGAACATACATCGCACGCACGATCACAATCGTCACCAACGGAGCACACGTCGGTTAGAAAGTGATGTGCATAGCAAGCATCCATTGATTATTTGAGTCGGCCGAATATTGTTCGGTGGAACTTCCATTCGTCGGGTTTCCACGTACGACATGTCAGCGTTAAGCTCGAAAGGTTGCCAAATGGCTCAGCTTGAAATACATGTATGACCCGTTGAGACCCTGACACAGAGACCAATTGCAGCCAAGAGGGCAAACAATCTATAAACGACAATAGGAACAAGCACTCTTGATGCGTGGGGGCTCTTTTCCGTGTTGGCCGCACATATTCACAATGTCGGGGGGGAGGCGAGGAAGCGAACGTACCAACTCCCTTTAATAGTAGAAATATTCTTGTCTGAAAATCGGCCCACCTACATGCAAATTTAGCATCTCACTCTTTCGTGTCCTCATCACTTAGGAGTTTGACCTTTAATCACATGGAGAAAGAAACTTAGCTTAGCGACCTCATTCCCCATTCCCCTTTTGATAGTATCGGCACACCTATGGACTCAATGTGTGGAGCGCTAACATATAAAGGATTTCACTTTTGATAGTATCGGCACACCTATGGACTCAATGTGTGGAGCGCTAACATATAAAGCCATTTATCACACCCATTGGATATTTTTGTTCCAATAGTCGAATGCTCATCAAATGGCTCAATATTTCTATTGAGGATGCTAAATGGGAGGACTCGACATTTATTTAGAAGGGTAGAAGGGTTTTCCCTCCTTTCAGCCTCGAGTACAAGACTGATCTTATTGGNNNNNNNNNNNNNNNNNNNNNNNNNNNNNNNNNNNNNNNNNNNNNNNNNNNNNNNNNNNNNNNNNNNNNNNNNNNNNNNNNNNNNNNNNNNNNNNNNNNNNNNNNNNNNNNNNNNNNNNNNNNNNNNNNNNNNNNNNNNNNNNNNNNNNNNNNNNNNNNNNNNNNNNNNNNNNNNNNNNNNNNNNNNNNNNNNNNNNNNNNNNNNNNNNNNNNNNNNNNNNNNNNNNNNNNNNNNNNNNNNNNNNNNNNNNNNNNNNNNNNNNNNNNNNNNNNNNNNNNNNNNNNNNNNNNNNNNNNNNNNNNNNNNNNNNNNNNNNNNNNNNNNNNNNNNNNNNNNNNNNNNNNNNNNNNNNNNNNNNNNNNNNNNNNNNNNNNNNNNNNNNNNNNNNNNACTAGCATAGCAAAACAAAACAGGGAACGTCAAAATGACGCCAGCTATAAAGTCTTTGGATCTCAGCCGAGAGAGGCATCGAGTTGTAAATTGTAGTAGGGATAAACTCTAAGCCGCCACTGATGTGGGTCGAGCTTTCCTTTTTCGCTTTGAGCAATAGAAACCCTAGCAAATCCCCTCTGAATTCGGGGCTAATTCATTGTGATCTCTGAATTTGATTCATGTCTAAACCTCCCTTAGTTCAGAGCATGTCAATGTACTGAAGCAAGCCTCTACAAACAAAGCCAACTTCTGGGCAGTTAGTGTCGAGATGCACGGTGGAAAATGCAATTTACTGCTAGAAAGATGGACAAGTACATTGACTAGGCAGAACTCGTACCCGCAAGGAGCGCTACAAATCTAGTCCTACCCTACATGAAGACCTATTTACAGAGTGAGGCGCACGATCACGGACAGCTCAAAAAAGAGAAACATGTACACTACAAAGTACAAACCAAGGCGGTATTCACAGAAGTGGAATTTGATAATGGAGACCATCTTAGCATTCGCCCTCAGGTCGACTTCAGCCTGTCCAGTTTGAACTTGGCCTGTAAACCATCACACAGCAATGCTTAATCACGGTTATCGCATAACTCATACTGCTACCATTTAAGCAGTAGCAACACTGGGGAAGGATTAATCGGGGATCGATATCCACAAGGGGTGCTGACCAGCATGGCATGGATGTCGTCGAGAAAGGGCTGGAGCAGCTGGACGAGCTTCTCGATCTCGACCTTGAGGAGACTGTAACTCTGGTTTTCCCCCATGAGCCAGCCGACGAAGATCGCCCTCTCAGGGATGAGCTTCAACGCGATCTGTTTCAACAAAGTTTGTACCAATTGTGCAAGTCAACCAGGTGTTATCAGGACAAGTATCTGTCGACAAAATTGCTAGCTGAAAAGATGAAAGTGATCAACCCCTAACCTTGCATGCCGCGGAAGAAATCCAGCCATGCCATGGCTTGAGAGAGACCTTGTACGCATCTTCTACGAGCTGTGCAAGGCTCTGCTGATCagaaccctcctcctcctcctcctcctcctccttctccagtcTCTGTAACAGTGCAACAGTGAAATCCATGGATCTGGTGATATTGCAGTAAGAAGATGAATACATGAGAAGTGGTGCGTTAATCAAGTATAGCACAGTAATATATAGAACATCAAACATAAGCATAATCTTTGAATCTGCTTGTTGGTTCACCTAGTGAGCCATAGAATAGCTCTTGCACAGCTATCGGCCTTCCTCACGGTGCCGTCGTCGGCCTCTTTCTCGACCATCGCCGTCAGAGTGGAGTATTTAGATGGGTCCTGCAAGTATAGCTCCTGCAGCCTCTGCAACAAGAATTATACGTATATTCCTTGAGGGAAACAAGAAGTGATCCATCTATTTACAGATATAGGAATATGATACGAGTACAAGAATCAAAACATTTCAAAAGGGGGAGACAAAACATAGATGAGTCAAATGCTGAATTAGGTGTTGCATAGCCATCTGTCTGCATCGCTAGTGGTAGTGGTACAGCAAAACCCCAAAAACACAAGAATAATCCCGAAGTTTCAGCCTAATAAAGTAAAATACTACAGTAAGTTCGTGTCGTCAGCAATTATAGGGACTCTCTATGCAGCCGTGCAATCCAAATAATTCATGCCCAGATAAAACTGTTGCCCTGCCATCGCCATCATTAGctttagaagaagaagaaaccatCTCTTATCTTCTTGGGATTGTTTAGAAACAAAACCCGTAGCTTCTAGCAAAGGAGGAGAAACATCAACGAGGAACGGACAAGAGAGCTAGCGTGTGAAGGAGGACGGATGTGACCGGGGCAGTTGAAGGCCGGCGGCCTGTGTGCGGCACACGACCCCCTAATCCATGGGTCATTCGTCACCCCTTGCGAAAGCAAAAGTTGTCTTCTCAGAGATAGTATTTGCCTAATCCTATCGCGCTCCTGCCGTGCCGTGCTGCATGCAACTTGGGAGCGGTTCATCATCGTATGTACAATGGTGGACGCAACGGAATCGGATCCATCTGATCGATCAGCGCCTCCTAAAGTCCTGATCCATCCCATGATCCGATCAGACTATCGCGGTCCGAATGATCGGCGTCGATTCGACCAGAGCATTCATGCCCAGTAAGACGACGGTGACAGGGAAGGATCGGGTGATGCAGCGGAGGATGCAGACGCGTACTCTTTTGGTTCCACCAATGGATTCAAAGTGGTGCTAGTAGCCAGGCTTAGctcagataatactaccaagtaaaATAAGCAGGCCACAGGATGAACCCATCACTTTTGGCGCCTAGCCGTGTGGCCGGCACGGGACGACATGGATGGGAAAAGGCAGGGTATTACGTGGACCACACACGCACCAAACAGTTTTTAGTCGAGAAATCTTGATGCGATTTGGACTCGACTTGCCATCGTCTTTTGGATTTTTGGTCTCAGGTAGGGGTGTGATCCAGACGCCCTGCCTACTGGTTCGTGCTTAGTTTTACAGCTAGATCGCTGAACTTACTAAAAccccgggagagagagagagagaggaagagagtaGTAGTTTATTTACCTCGATGTTCCGTTGGACGTCGAGCCGCAGCACTGCCATTGTCGGACCAATCTTATCTGCAAGCCCGTGCAGGCGACGTAGTATCAAGCAAGGACCACGTCCACATGGACGGAAGAGCAACCGGCCAAAGATATATGCACAGAGGCACGCCAAGAAATCCATCAAATGAACCAGGAGATGGTTTCAACGGACGTGGAATGAACaccaaaacaaatcaaaaaataaGAGTTTTCAGCCTAGAGCACGCAGGATCAGATGGAGTTTGTACTCACCGAGGAgctggaggaggaggtgggagAGGCCGAGGAAGGGCAGCGTGGGAGGCGAGGTGCACAGCTTGCCGCCGCGCCGGCTGATCGGGGACAGCTCCGCGATGGCCAGCCTTATCTCGGACCACTCTTCCAgctccaccttgtctttcttttcctccgcctcgtcttcctcctcgctctTCTCCTTCCGCTCCTCGCCGTCGTCTCTTTCTCCGTCATCCCTCTGCCCCTCAACCTTCTCCCCTGTGCCTGCTGGTCCCGGTGCCGGTGCCGCTGCGGCTTCTGCTCCTTCTCCTTCCTGCCGTGGCCTGTTCACGGCcattgcttctccctcatctctctccctctccaccATCATCAAAGCCCAGTGCCGGTCCAAACTAACAGCAAGCCATGGAGAAGCCTACTTCTTGCTCTGGTTAAGActtcagagagagaaagagaggagaggagagatgaGAAAGGGTCGAAGTCAAACACCACCGTGGCTGCCCAATCCGCTCCAGACGAGACGGTGGCAGAGCTCGAGACTTTGGCAGAGCTAATAATAGAATGGCATGGAAGCCCTGCAGGTACACTCAATCCTCTCCTATTGGGTGCTAAGCACACCCTTTGTTTAAGCAATAGTAGAAAAGAGTTAAATAGCCTAAACTTATTCGTTGCGGTCCGTTTAATGCCTAaatttataaaatacataaaaatgGTGCTACAACTTGTCGCATGGTACATATACGGTGCCTCCATCCGTATGTCCGTATGCCACCGTATTTGCTCTCGCTGTGGTGTGACAGCTGGCGGCTGGCCCACAGATCAGTGGGTGAGCGTTGCCTGCGCTGGGTGAAATGCGTACgagtttttttttgcagaaaatctcgtgagattTAATTAAAGTCAGAAATAAGCCATTAAAAAATATACTGCATCATCGAACTGGTTTTGACCCTGGGACCTCCACGTTAAATAGCACGCACGCTAGACGCCAAGACACTGCAATTTCCATTATAATTTTTCAAGTTACTGTTTGGTTTTTACaatatattttaaatgtccaaTATACAAATATGCGACTATTGTCTATTAAATTATTTattctatttttattatttgtaGTTCAAAGAGGTAACCATGAACTGTTTGTAAAATTTATGTGGATTTAAAAAGTTCAACGTACATTATGAAATATTGCGTAATTTTTTTGTATCTTCATTCAGGACCACaagtacggagaattattttgtatcttcattgtatttttagaatatataattattaaaaaatcaacaaagttgtattttgaaaattgttcaatACATATTAAAAATGATTGTGTAAAAACAATAAATTCTATAAATGGGTTAAAACATATTAAACGTGTTTGTAGAAATGTAAGAATAATTTTACACAATAATTATTTTAATACATATCAAACATTTTATGAAATAGATGTTGTAATTTTTTTGAATGCGTGACgggcatttttcaaataca
This region of Triticum aestivum cultivar Chinese Spring chromosome 2D, IWGSC CS RefSeq v2.1, whole genome shotgun sequence genomic DNA includes:
- the LOC123053367 gene encoding glycolipid transfer protein 3 — encoded protein: MMVERERDEGEAMAVNRPRQEGEGAEAAAAPAPGPAGTGEKVEGQRDDGERDDGEERKEKSEEEDEAEEKKDKVELEEWSEIRLAIAELSPISRRGGKLCTSPPTLPFLGLSHLLLQLLDKIGPTMAVLRLDVQRNIERLQELYLQDPSKYSTLTAMVEKEADDGTVRKADSCARAILWLTRSMDFTVALLQRLEKEEEEEEEEGSDQQSLAQLVEDAYKVSLKPWHGWISSAACKIALKLIPERAIFVGWLMGENQSYSLLKVEIEKLVQLLQPFLDDIHAMLAKFKLDRLKST